From the genome of Dethiosulfovibrio salsuginis, one region includes:
- a CDS encoding hemolysin family protein, with translation MSTVMDNLLLVIALLVVSALFSGSETAITASSRAKLMSLSDQNTSFRGVLNWLLKDRQKALTTILIANNLVNIAASSLATTLAVVVFDRHGVFLAVTVMTLLIVIFGEILPKSFAMVRSERTLFITLHMIRTVNFLLTPFVWIIGGIVSFIGRLSHVDLSLQSSFVTREEIEQVVTIGEASGALEEAERRMIHGIISFEDTRVSEVMVPRIDMNVVDSETTVGELEPILDDYGHSRIPIYQDSLDNIVGILYIKDLIGRLYSGDTEVKVFDLKRDALFVPETMKVPDLFNIMKSRRVHMAIVVDEYGGTAGIITLEDLLEEIVGEIQDEYDHELPLIEKVDEDTYRVQGNMDLEDLSEALKFPFESEDVESVGGFVTDLSGDFPVAGSVLTYGQWEFTVLDVTDHRVVEIELRKITGEGEFCYD, from the coding sequence TTGAGTACTGTTATGGACAATCTGTTGCTGGTGATAGCTCTTTTGGTCGTTTCCGCCCTTTTTAGCGGCAGTGAAACCGCTATAACCGCCAGCAGCAGGGCAAAGTTAATGTCTTTGAGCGACCAGAATACATCCTTCAGGGGCGTATTGAACTGGCTTCTCAAAGATCGTCAGAAAGCTTTGACCACTATCCTGATAGCTAACAACCTGGTCAATATAGCGGCGAGTTCCCTGGCTACCACTTTGGCGGTGGTGGTGTTCGATCGTCACGGCGTATTTCTCGCTGTCACGGTTATGACCTTGCTTATAGTGATCTTCGGCGAAATTCTCCCAAAGAGCTTTGCTATGGTTAGAAGCGAAAGAACCCTTTTTATAACCCTGCATATGATAAGGACAGTTAACTTCCTTCTGACTCCATTTGTATGGATTATCGGAGGGATTGTCTCGTTTATCGGTCGTCTTTCCCACGTTGACCTGTCCCTCCAGTCCTCTTTCGTGACCAGAGAGGAGATAGAGCAGGTAGTGACCATCGGTGAGGCCTCTGGGGCTTTGGAGGAGGCGGAGCGTCGTATGATTCACGGGATAATCTCCTTTGAGGACACCAGGGTGTCGGAGGTTATGGTCCCTAGGATAGATATGAACGTCGTCGACAGCGAGACCACCGTAGGTGAGCTAGAGCCTATTCTAGACGATTATGGACACTCCCGTATCCCTATTTATCAGGATAGCCTCGATAACATTGTAGGTATACTTTATATCAAAGACCTGATAGGTCGCCTTTACTCTGGAGATACGGAGGTGAAGGTCTTCGACCTCAAAAGGGACGCTCTTTTCGTGCCGGAAACCATGAAGGTGCCCGACCTTTTCAATATAATGAAAAGCCGAAGGGTCCATATGGCCATAGTGGTGGACGAGTACGGTGGGACCGCGGGGATCATAACCCTTGAGGACCTTCTGGAGGAAATAGTAGGAGAAATTCAGGACGAGTACGATCACGAGCTCCCCTTGATAGAAAAGGTAGATGAGGATACATACAGAGTTCAGGGAAATATGGACCTGGAGGATCTCAGCGAGGCTTTAAAATTCCCCTTTGAGTCGGAGGATGTAGAGTCTGTTGGCGGGTTTGTGACGGACCTGTCGGGAGATTTTCCCGTCGCTGGAAGCGTGTTGACCTACGGCCAATGGGAGTTTACCGTTTTAGATGTGACGGATCACAGAGTTGTCGAGATTGAGCTTAGAAAAATAACCGGAGAAGGGGAATTTTGTTATGATTGA
- a CDS encoding HD family phosphohydrolase: MSGTIEELLKVAYISLSALLVVCCLFVALRWTTIDIRRSFIPGFPAYRTYFALFNMKYEDEGGTEKLQDLVRDGIAGVMVRRTGQARDVEERLSLIGEGRLDEAGISPAISEIIRNLPEERSKVLFEAISSAGLSLLTFSPYRDSFSGVNEDLLWNRLSPYDLPPGDGNLAVQIMSDIMVPLVGADDGMTDRLRSIVAETIGGVPRELNTGDIIVTKGSIITPQIADLLRKQGYPQGNFPIRSMMVVFLLVPPVFLWARRNVILGWDSRKSGYLAFLFFIGIMTSYLSSLRDLTSLGVVSMAGMAYVTLPLRRARNSVMAGKGIVSLVFGGLGPLALGEIMSVGVMASALGDLLFKKIDSRSRLWLGMVQMGLVLGGVSLIVRWFFSGDSGILLTAQTFLGAILIGSVTMLLLPVAEVLFDILSPLRLLELCQPDHPLQKRLQIEAPGTYHHSQMVSILAEGAADALGLNSRLVKAGGFFHDIGKLKRPHFFIENQFGAKNAHDDLSPVMSSLVIISHVRDGLDLAEEYRLPERISHFIAEHHGTTFMGYFYKKAKKEGLDPSESQFTYPGPRPRSRETGLVMLADSIEAAVRAERENIKSVIDLQQIVNSVTASKVNAGQLDDTGFTLRDLAVIRSAMIQNLKSMYHTRNIAPIGDNNTAKSGKEGNR, translated from the coding sequence ATGTCGGGGACGATTGAAGAGTTGCTCAAGGTAGCCTATATATCCCTTTCCGCCCTTTTGGTCGTGTGCTGTCTTTTCGTGGCCTTGAGGTGGACCACTATAGACATAAGGCGATCGTTTATACCGGGCTTTCCTGCTTACAGAACCTACTTTGCCCTCTTTAACATGAAGTACGAGGATGAAGGGGGAACAGAAAAACTTCAGGATCTTGTGAGGGACGGAATAGCCGGGGTGATGGTCCGTCGAACGGGGCAGGCTAGGGACGTAGAGGAAAGACTTTCTCTTATAGGCGAGGGACGTTTAGATGAGGCCGGTATCTCGCCTGCTATATCGGAGATAATACGAAACCTTCCGGAGGAAAGGTCTAAGGTCCTTTTTGAGGCTATATCCTCCGCAGGGCTTTCTCTGCTTACCTTCAGCCCTTATAGGGACTCTTTTTCCGGCGTCAACGAAGACCTTCTGTGGAACAGGCTTTCCCCTTATGACCTTCCTCCTGGGGATGGAAACCTGGCCGTTCAGATAATGTCGGATATAATGGTTCCTCTCGTTGGAGCTGACGATGGAATGACCGATCGACTGAGATCTATCGTGGCGGAGACCATAGGCGGTGTCCCAAGGGAGCTCAACACCGGTGATATTATAGTGACAAAGGGGAGCATAATCACCCCTCAGATAGCCGATTTACTGAGAAAACAGGGATATCCTCAGGGCAATTTCCCTATAAGGTCGATGATGGTGGTCTTTCTCCTGGTTCCGCCGGTGTTTTTATGGGCCAGGCGAAACGTTATACTAGGTTGGGATTCCAGAAAATCCGGCTATCTGGCTTTTCTTTTCTTCATAGGCATTATGACCTCCTACCTGTCGTCCCTAAGGGATCTGACGTCCCTAGGGGTGGTATCCATGGCAGGTATGGCTTATGTGACCTTGCCTCTCAGAAGGGCTAGAAACTCGGTTATGGCGGGAAAGGGTATAGTTTCACTGGTATTCGGTGGATTAGGTCCTTTGGCTTTAGGGGAGATAATGTCGGTAGGTGTGATGGCCTCCGCCCTTGGAGATCTGCTTTTTAAAAAGATTGATTCTCGCTCACGTCTATGGCTGGGAATGGTCCAGATGGGGCTGGTTCTCGGCGGAGTGTCTTTGATAGTCCGATGGTTCTTCTCCGGAGACTCAGGGATACTTTTAACCGCTCAGACCTTTTTAGGAGCTATACTGATAGGCTCGGTGACCATGTTGCTTCTCCCTGTGGCAGAGGTGTTGTTCGATATCCTCTCTCCTTTGAGATTGCTTGAGCTTTGTCAGCCCGATCACCCCCTCCAGAAGCGACTTCAGATCGAGGCACCAGGCACCTATCACCATTCACAGATGGTATCCATCCTCGCTGAGGGGGCCGCCGATGCATTAGGGCTCAATTCCCGATTGGTCAAAGCAGGAGGTTTCTTTCACGACATAGGAAAACTGAAAAGGCCTCACTTTTTCATTGAAAATCAGTTTGGAGCGAAAAACGCCCACGACGACCTGTCCCCTGTTATGTCCTCTTTGGTGATCATATCCCACGTAAGAGACGGATTGGATCTGGCGGAAGAGTACAGATTACCTGAACGTATATCCCATTTTATAGCGGAACATCACGGGACTACCTTTATGGGATATTTCTACAAAAAGGCGAAAAAAGAGGGTCTCGATCCCTCGGAGAGCCAGTTCACCTATCCTGGCCCCAGGCCTAGAAGCAGGGAGACCGGCCTTGTTATGTTGGCCGACTCGATAGAGGCTGCGGTCAGAGCGGAGAGGGAGAACATAAAAAGCGTGATCGATCTCCAGCAGATAGTGAACTCGGTGACCGCCTCCAAGGTGAACGCGGGGCAGCTTGACGACACAGGTTTTACGTTGAGGGATCTGGCGGTTATAAGGTCTGCGATGATACAAAACCTTAAATCTATGTATCATACTAGAAACATAGCTCCTATAGGAGACAATAACACGGCTAAGTCCGGAAAGGAAGGAAATAGATGA
- a CDS encoding PhoH family protein produces the protein MEISQESMSRITGAKDENIQLIEERYPVRITVRGGMVAVVGPDREPVAIVSDLIGQMSRIADKGDKIRPSEVRYCMDMIANKGSVDMESLYDGLLCMTARGKPVRPKTIGQRAYVKAIRDNDIVFTVGPAGTGKTYLAVCEAVNMLKAGTVSRIVLVRPAVEAGESLGFLPGDLKEKVEPYLRPLYDAFFELLTPERFMRYVDKNVIEVAPLAYMRGRTLNDSFIILDEAQNTTPEQMKMFITRMGFGSKAVITGDLTQVDLPAGRKSGLFVVQDILKGIKGIDFIRLENVDVVRHQIVQRVVAAYEEYEKRTQ, from the coding sequence ATGGAGATATCCCAGGAGTCTATGTCCCGTATCACCGGGGCTAAAGACGAGAATATCCAGCTGATAGAGGAGAGATATCCTGTCAGGATAACCGTCAGAGGTGGTATGGTGGCTGTTGTCGGTCCCGACAGAGAGCCGGTGGCTATAGTCTCCGATCTTATCGGACAGATGAGCAGGATAGCCGACAAAGGGGACAAAATAAGGCCCTCGGAGGTCAGATACTGCATGGACATGATCGCCAACAAAGGGTCGGTGGACATGGAAAGCCTTTACGACGGTCTCCTGTGTATGACCGCCCGGGGAAAACCCGTTCGCCCTAAAACTATAGGCCAGAGAGCCTACGTAAAGGCTATAAGGGACAACGATATAGTTTTCACCGTAGGCCCGGCGGGAACGGGAAAGACCTATCTTGCGGTATGTGAGGCGGTAAATATGCTAAAGGCTGGGACGGTGAGCAGAATAGTCCTGGTTCGCCCAGCGGTTGAGGCAGGAGAGAGCCTCGGCTTTTTGCCAGGAGACCTCAAGGAAAAGGTAGAACCCTATCTTCGTCCTCTGTACGACGCTTTCTTCGAGCTTCTCACTCCAGAGAGGTTCATGAGATACGTCGATAAAAACGTCATAGAGGTGGCTCCCCTCGCCTACATGAGAGGGCGAACCTTGAACGACAGCTTTATCATATTGGACGAAGCCCAAAATACGACTCCAGAGCAGATGAAGATGTTTATCACTAGAATGGGTTTCGGCTCTAAAGCGGTTATAACAGGGGACTTGACCCAGGTGGATCTCCCTGCAGGCAGAAAATCCGGACTTTTTGTGGTCCAGGATATCCTGAAGGGTATCAAGGGAATCGATTTTATAAGGCTGGAGAACGTAGACGTCGTGCGTCATCAGATCGTTCAAAGGGTTGTGGCAGCCTATGAAGAATACGAAAAAAGAACGCAATAA
- a CDS encoding pyruvate carboxylase subunit B — translation MTQVVKAKAGKAKVGITETALRDAHQSLIATRLRIEDMLPVLERMDEVGYHSLEVWGGATFDTCMRFLDEDPWERLRTLRKHVKKTKLQMLLRGQNLVGYRHYADDVVREFVKRAVGNGIDIMRVFDALNDTRNLEVAAEQVKKEGAHLQMCISYTLSPVHTNQVFVDLAAKMRDMGADSICIKDMAGLLSPVDADTLVRGIKKETELPVQIHSHYTSGLASMAYYAAIEAGADVVDCAISPFSMGTSQPATESMVAALARGKYDTGISLDNLIPIADHFKDLRKKYDNIFVGLNGADTNVLIYQIPGGMYSNLVSQLRDQSAEHRLNEVLNEVPVVRKAMGYPPLVTPTSQIVGTQATLNVLVGERWKMVSKEVKNYFKGYYGKAPAEMDLEVQAKILGDEKPITCRPAEKLEPEMEKAASEIRAWITQPEDVLTYVMFPAIAKDFLMKRYAKINLRDIGLDDTVEEAAYPV, via the coding sequence AGTCTCTCATAGCGACCAGGCTCAGAATAGAGGATATGCTGCCCGTTCTAGAGCGTATGGACGAGGTAGGATATCACTCTCTGGAGGTATGGGGGGGGGCTACTTTCGACACCTGCATGAGGTTTCTGGACGAGGACCCATGGGAGCGTCTGAGGACACTGAGGAAGCACGTCAAAAAGACAAAACTACAGATGTTGCTCAGAGGTCAGAACCTGGTGGGATACAGACACTACGCCGATGACGTGGTTAGGGAGTTTGTGAAGAGGGCTGTCGGCAACGGGATAGACATAATGAGGGTCTTCGATGCTCTTAACGATACTAGAAACCTGGAGGTCGCAGCGGAGCAGGTCAAAAAAGAGGGTGCCCATCTTCAGATGTGCATATCCTATACCCTATCTCCCGTCCACACCAACCAGGTTTTCGTCGACCTAGCGGCCAAGATGAGGGACATGGGGGCTGACTCCATATGCATCAAGGACATGGCAGGGCTTCTGAGCCCCGTCGACGCCGATACCCTGGTAAGAGGCATAAAGAAAGAGACCGAGCTTCCCGTCCAGATCCATAGCCACTACACCAGTGGTCTTGCCTCGATGGCCTATTACGCCGCTATAGAGGCCGGTGCGGACGTAGTCGACTGCGCCATATCCCCTTTCTCCATGGGAACTAGCCAGCCGGCTACCGAATCGATGGTTGCGGCCTTAGCCAGAGGAAAGTACGACACTGGAATATCCCTGGATAACCTGATCCCCATAGCGGACCACTTTAAGGATCTTCGGAAAAAATACGATAACATATTTGTAGGCCTCAACGGCGCTGATACAAATGTCCTCATATACCAGATACCCGGTGGGATGTACTCCAACTTGGTCAGCCAGCTTAGAGATCAGTCGGCGGAACACAGGCTTAACGAAGTGCTTAACGAGGTCCCTGTGGTCAGAAAAGCCATGGGCTATCCTCCCTTAGTCACCCCTACCAGCCAGATAGTCGGCACTCAGGCGACCTTAAACGTCCTGGTCGGTGAAAGGTGGAAGATGGTCTCCAAAGAGGTTAAAAACTACTTCAAAGGCTACTACGGCAAGGCACCGGCGGAGATGGACCTTGAGGTCCAGGCCAAAATACTCGGTGACGAAAAGCCCATAACCTGTAGACCTGCTGAAAAGCTGGAGCCTGAGATGGAGAAGGCGGCCTCGGAGATAAGGGCTTGGATAACTCAGCCCGAGGACGTCCTTACCTACGTCATGTTCCCCGCTATAGCCAAGGACTTTTTGATGAAGAGATACGCAAAGATAAATCTCAGGGATATAGGCCTCGACGACACCGTCGAAGAGGCGGCTTACCCTGTATAG
- a CDS encoding NifU family protein — MNVMDSVNQLVESRIRPALQSHGGDIAVVSFDEDTGVLSASLQGACGTCPFAQETLRMQVEAVLKEQIPQVLSVVRV; from the coding sequence ATGAACGTTATGGATAGCGTAAACCAGCTGGTGGAATCCAGAATCAGGCCCGCACTTCAGAGTCACGGTGGAGATATAGCGGTGGTATCCTTCGACGAGGATACCGGAGTCCTCTCCGCTTCCCTTCAAGGTGCCTGTGGGACGTGCCCTTTTGCTCAGGAGACCTTGAGGATGCAGGTCGAGGCTGTTTTAAAAGAACAGATTCCTCAGGTACTCTCGGTCGTCCGAGTTTAG
- the ybeY gene encoding rRNA maturation RNase YbeY: protein MKLEIAISSDEGEPRPSFVLSEDVLVPWVSAMLDEVWPDWREKSSVSVSVAAIGEDEMKDLNSTYRNCDAPTDVLSFPNWEEDGRFSPPDWSDVPLGDVVVCPSVVERNACEHGVSFDSEMALMVFHSVLHLVGYDHDREDREWEMWSIQERFRDLLLADLKPAFPTGQEG, encoded by the coding sequence ATGAAACTGGAGATCGCTATATCCAGTGACGAAGGTGAACCTCGACCGTCTTTTGTGCTAAGCGAGGATGTATTGGTCCCATGGGTGTCCGCAATGCTGGACGAGGTGTGGCCCGATTGGAGGGAAAAGAGCTCGGTGTCGGTGTCCGTAGCGGCTATAGGGGAGGATGAGATGAAAGATCTCAACAGCACCTACCGCAACTGTGACGCTCCTACCGATGTACTTTCCTTCCCGAACTGGGAGGAGGATGGACGGTTTTCTCCTCCTGACTGGTCCGATGTTCCTCTAGGAGACGTAGTCGTATGCCCATCGGTGGTCGAGAGAAACGCCTGTGAACATGGCGTATCCTTCGATTCTGAAATGGCCCTTATGGTTTTCCACAGCGTTCTCCATCTGGTTGGATACGACCACGATAGGGAGGACAGGGAGTGGGAGATGTGGTCAATTCAGGAACGTTTCAGGGATCTCCTTTTGGCGGATTTGAAGCCCGCTTTCCCTACAGGACAGGAGGGTTGA
- the era gene encoding GTPase Era, translating to MIDDVGLEYRSGVVAVVGRPNVGKSSLINALLRCKATIVSPKPQTTRDRIRCILETDNGQIVFTDTPGIHRPQHRLGEAIVESALEAMDEADLVIYVICADDNGITGQDRHIIEMLKKITTPVLLLVNKVDLLGSKRAKLLPLIESYRKALNPLEVLPVSAKEGSNLEELVDILVSRLPEGPPLYMDDILVDRSSRFLAAEIIREQVLYRADQEVPHSVAVEVVDFKSPDEYPEREDTYISAVILVERKGQKLILLGAKGEKIKEIGTGARKALEEFIGGKVYLDLWIKIRKDWRNSDSELRRLGYKG from the coding sequence ATGATTGACGACGTCGGCCTTGAATACAGATCAGGGGTAGTTGCGGTAGTTGGAAGGCCTAACGTCGGCAAATCCTCTCTCATAAACGCACTTTTGAGGTGTAAGGCGACTATCGTATCCCCTAAACCTCAGACCACCAGAGACAGAATTAGGTGTATTCTGGAGACCGATAACGGACAGATAGTGTTCACCGATACACCGGGCATCCACAGGCCTCAGCATAGGCTAGGAGAGGCTATAGTTGAAAGTGCTCTTGAGGCTATGGACGAAGCGGACCTGGTTATATATGTCATATGTGCCGACGACAACGGAATAACCGGTCAGGATCGCCACATAATTGAAATGCTGAAAAAGATAACCACTCCAGTGCTTTTGCTGGTCAACAAAGTGGACCTCCTCGGATCAAAGAGGGCCAAACTTCTCCCTCTGATAGAGTCCTACCGAAAGGCACTGAACCCGTTGGAAGTTTTGCCTGTCTCCGCAAAAGAGGGGTCCAACCTGGAGGAACTGGTCGATATACTGGTTTCTCGCTTACCTGAAGGGCCGCCTCTGTATATGGACGATATCCTCGTGGACCGTTCCTCTCGCTTTCTAGCGGCGGAGATCATCAGGGAGCAGGTGCTATACCGGGCGGATCAGGAAGTACCTCACAGTGTAGCGGTAGAGGTCGTCGATTTTAAGTCACCGGATGAATATCCCGAAAGGGAGGATACCTACATAAGTGCGGTTATACTGGTCGAGAGAAAAGGCCAGAAACTTATCCTTTTGGGGGCTAAAGGTGAAAAAATCAAGGAAATAGGGACCGGTGCCAGAAAGGCTCTGGAGGAGTTTATCGGAGGCAAGGTATATCTCGACCTGTGGATCAAGATTAGGAAAGATTGGCGAAACTCCGATTCCGAGCTTCGCCGCCTGGGATATAAAGGGTGA